DNA sequence from the Stigmatella aurantiaca genome:
AGGAGAGGACCCGGGCCACTACCTGCGGCGCGCTGCGCTCGCCGCCATCGAAAACCCGGGCACCGTGACGCTGCCGAAGGCCCAGAGCTGACCACCGCTCCCGCTGTGCGGCCCGGGCGGGTCAGCTCAGTGTCGGGACGGGGCACGGCGAGGTCTTACCCTGCCCCTTCCTGACGCCCGCTGCTCTTTGACAACCTCGCGCGGGCCCCGACTCCGGCGGGAGAGGGCCGCGCTTTGCCTGTTGCCGAAACCAGAACCGCCGCGAGGCAAAGCGCGAGGTCACCAGCAGGCTTCGCTGCGACACCAGCCCTATCTCCGTTCCCGCTGTGACCGATCCGGGCTAGACCTCCTCGAATCTCGTGCCCGTGGCGCCCATGCGCTCTAATGCGTCCTTGAGCTCCCCGGAGATGAGCAGGGTGGTCGACCACCCCTCGGGGCGGAAGACCTTGGCGCTCCCCACCTTCCGCTTGTCGATGCGCATGTCATCTACGGCCCAGTACTTACCCACTTTGTCGGGCACTCCGTCTTCTGCGGTCCAGAACTGCACCTTGGAGGCTTTCTCGTCGATGCAGCGGATGAGGCGCGTTGCCACGACGACGAGGTACTGATCCAGTTGGTCCTGAATGTCCGCCGGGATGATCTGCACGTCGCCGGGGGCACGCTCCGCCAGCATGGAAGCCGCCTTGACGTGGACGACGGGGACGCCCAATCCCGCCTCGGAGAAGTCCAACGGCCTTCCCGCAGTCTTGATGGGGATCTTCAACCGTCCCTCCACATGCACGGGCGCTCCCCGCGTGAAGTCCCAGTCGTGCACCTTGCGGCCCTGGCTGTCGGTGGGAGTGCCCAGATGCCAGCGGCGGGGCACATAGACATCGTCGGCTAGCCTGAAGAAGCGCTGGGACATAGGGGGAAGTTCTAGCGTCATTTGCCCAGGGTGACGAGCCGGTTCAACTCCGTTCCGGGTGTGGCGGTTTCATTGGCCAGTTTCTTGAGCGCGTCTGTCAACCGCGCCCGGCATTCGCCGATGCGGCCACAGTCTCCCAGCGCCTCCCGCAGGCGCGTGTAGACAATGTCATGGTATCGCTGCGGGTGCGGCCCCTTGTGCCCCTTGATGGGCACGATGTTTTCAGGGTCCTTCAGCCTGTCCAGGTACTTGCCGCCCACGAGCGCGCCCAAGCAATCGCCCTCGAAACCATGGGCACTCCGGCACCACGCCTTGTATCGGCTAACGAGGTTCTGTTCCTCCTCCGTCAACGCTCCTTCCAGGGGCATGCCGGACGACTCCAGAGGGACGATCTTTCGCTCTCTGAGGAGGAGGAGGTAATCCCCATAAAGCGCGTCGAGTTGAAACAGGCGCTCCACGGTCTGCCGGGGTGAGCCTGACAGGCGCACCTCGCGCGCCAGCTTCCGGATCGCCTCCGTCACTTGCTCTCGCGCCACCTGCACCGGCTCCACCGTGGAAGCACGG
Encoded proteins:
- a CDS encoding imm11 family protein, whose translation is MSQRFFRLADDVYVPRRWHLGTPTDSQGRKVHDWDFTRGAPVHVEGRLKIPIKTAGRPLDFSEAGLGVPVVHVKAASMLAERAPGDVQIIPADIQDQLDQYLVVVATRLIRCIDEKASKVQFWTAEDGVPDKVGKYWAVDDMRIDKRKVGSAKVFRPEGWSTTLLISGELKDALERMGATGTRFEEV
- a CDS encoding AHH domain-containing protein, which gives rise to MLWRILWKAEALLLAVLVGCSATQPAIRVDTESGGETLIYIPRASTVEPVQVAREQVTEAIRKLAREVRLSGSPRQTVERLFQLDALYGDYLLLLRERKIVPLESSGMPLEGALTEEEQNLVSRYKAWCRSAHGFEGDCLGALVGGKYLDRLKDPENIVPIKGHKGPHPQRYHDIVYTRLREALGDCGRIGECRARLTDALKKLANETATPGTELNRLVTLGK